From the Hyphomicrobium sp. ghe19 genome, one window contains:
- a CDS encoding acyltransferase, producing the protein MQKVRSVDGLRGMAALSVAWFHTYTQNGGVLVSNSMPSTFNTVSVWGRFGVQLFFVISGFVIAYTLYNDRTINSSKAVCTYFIRRSVRLDPTYWTALAAYVFGVPLLLSISSVDIFPVREGSAVEMSKNIFYFLPLDARLYLPVAWTLGVEVQFYVFFALIVLLLNRFEEQGLPRDRVFCAVALVLIAASAVRLANLVSLDEQWLYHHLHTFLGGILAALTLRRIRGALALYWLNAGAMLAAFGFCRDSYVLASLASSLLLMAAVWWRPLSQMLSNRLLSELGALSYCIYLFHMLIGGITIALLQKLVSGESGLHQVGFVIVGIFATIAVSAVVYALIEKPSIVASKYFSVTRADSAAVRAGTLLLMKSSTMDKPPPGQFRGIEGHLPSHAHIVSPGDRN; encoded by the coding sequence ATGCAAAAGGTTCGCAGCGTTGATGGCTTGCGAGGCATGGCCGCTCTAAGTGTTGCTTGGTTCCACACTTACACGCAAAACGGCGGCGTTCTGGTCAGCAACTCGATGCCGTCGACTTTCAATACGGTGTCAGTCTGGGGGAGATTCGGTGTCCAATTGTTCTTCGTCATCTCAGGATTCGTCATTGCGTACACGCTATACAACGACCGCACCATCAACTCATCCAAAGCAGTCTGCACGTATTTTATCAGGCGTAGCGTCCGCTTAGATCCCACCTACTGGACGGCGCTTGCGGCCTACGTTTTTGGTGTACCTCTTCTGCTCAGTATCTCAAGTGTGGATATCTTCCCAGTGCGTGAGGGCAGCGCCGTAGAGATGAGCAAGAACATATTTTACTTCCTGCCTCTCGACGCAAGACTCTACCTTCCCGTGGCTTGGACGCTTGGCGTTGAGGTCCAGTTCTACGTATTCTTTGCGCTAATCGTTCTCTTGCTCAATCGATTTGAAGAGCAGGGGCTGCCTCGCGATCGCGTCTTTTGCGCCGTTGCCCTCGTGCTTATCGCAGCGTCTGCCGTACGCCTTGCCAACCTGGTGTCGCTCGACGAACAATGGCTTTACCACCATCTTCACACATTCCTTGGCGGCATCCTTGCTGCGCTGACATTGCGCAGAATCCGCGGCGCGCTAGCGCTCTATTGGCTCAACGCCGGCGCAATGTTGGCGGCATTCGGCTTCTGCAGAGATTCCTACGTGCTCGCCAGCTTGGCGTCATCGCTTCTGTTGATGGCGGCCGTGTGGTGGCGCCCACTGTCTCAGATGCTCAGCAACCGCCTGCTATCTGAACTCGGCGCGCTCAGCTACTGCATCTATCTCTTTCATATGCTGATCGGCGGTATCACAATCGCGCTTCTGCAAAAGTTGGTGAGCGGGGAAAGCGGTCTTCATCAAGTCGGATTCGTGATTGTAGGAATCTTTGCAACTATTGCTGTTTCGGCGGTTGTTTATGCGCTTATCGAAAAGCCGAGCATCGTCGCGAGCAAGTATTTTTCCGTCACTCGAGCAGATTCAGCGGCAGTTCGCGCGGGCACCTTGCTCTTGATGAAAAGCTCAACAATGGACAAGCCGCCGCCGGGGCAATTTCGCGGTATTGAAGGCCATCTCCCCAGTCACGCGCACATCGTAAGCCCTGGCGACCGGAACTGA
- a CDS encoding Hint domain-containing protein yields MRSRRSVIRNLVGGAAVLSLAVGSRASPAKAGSGGWGGPGGGGPGGGWGGPGRDHDPHDPGDHWGHCFLRGTRISTPTGDISIESLKIGDPILTISGDVQPTRWIGRMSFRRQQGESWGKGVAPIRISKSAIADGVPHTDVLLSPAHMLLLDGYLVPCGQLVNGITIRQERMSSETQLDYFHIELASHDVLFAEGLPAETLMGDARRMEFDNYREYELLYPTQTHVSPLPFAPILSLNGGREELRSRMRSAFAPFVDRREPFDVARDRLEERAEEMRLG; encoded by the coding sequence TTGAGATCACGCCGGAGTGTCATTCGCAATTTGGTGGGTGGCGCGGCCGTTCTCAGCTTGGCAGTTGGTTCGCGAGCGAGCCCCGCGAAGGCCGGGTCTGGCGGCTGGGGTGGTCCGGGCGGCGGCGGTCCGGGTGGCGGCTGGGGTGGCCCAGGCCGTGACCACGACCCCCACGATCCCGGCGATCATTGGGGCCATTGCTTTCTGCGCGGGACGCGCATCAGCACGCCGACAGGCGATATTTCCATTGAATCACTGAAAATAGGCGACCCCATCCTGACAATTTCCGGAGACGTGCAACCTACCCGCTGGATCGGACGCATGAGCTTTAGGCGCCAGCAGGGCGAGTCCTGGGGCAAAGGCGTCGCTCCGATCAGAATATCCAAATCGGCGATCGCGGATGGCGTCCCGCATACCGACGTTTTGCTATCGCCAGCGCATATGCTCTTACTGGACGGCTATCTTGTTCCCTGCGGTCAGCTCGTGAACGGCATCACAATCAGACAAGAGCGGATGAGTTCTGAAACGCAGCTCGATTACTTCCATATCGAACTTGCTAGCCACGACGTCCTGTTTGCCGAAGGGCTACCTGCAGAGACGCTGATGGGTGACGCGCGTCGAATGGAATTCGACAACTATCGTGAGTATGAACTTCTCTACCCGACCCAAACGCACGTATCGCCCTTGCCGTTTGCACCGATACTTAGCCTCAACGGCGGCCGAGAAGAGTTGCGTTCGAGGATGCGCAGCGCGTTCGCGCCGTTCGTTGATCGCCGCGAGCCTTTCGACGTCGCTCGAGATCGGCTCGAGGAGCGCGCCGAAGAGATGCGGTTAGGCTGA
- a CDS encoding carbamoyltransferase C-terminal domain-containing protein — MRDGRIVAAAEEERFRRIKHWAGFPSEAIRYCLKEAGARLSDVDYIAINSDPKANMLRRLGYAAKRRPDLGLIIDRVRNQGKRASIESELARAFPGDVIRGKIRRVEHHLAHLASSYLVSPFRDVVAVSVDGFGDFASAAWGIGRNSTMSLDGRVWFPHSLGAFYQALTQYLGFPNYGDEYKVMGLAPYGEPRFLPEMRRIVLLQSDGTFALDLKYFRHHREKIAYEWSGGSPHVGTLFSPEMETLLGPPRKSDEPLTDRHRDIARSVQAMYEEAFFHLLGRLYDRYQLTDLALAGGCAMNSVANGKIRRLSSFKRTYIQSAAGDAGGAIGAAMHVWCELAGPDCNSSALTPSALSGDIDVGRPVMDHAYLGLGLDNQKIARLLECRADELAAKCCSTEDVTDELDLCHRTAQVVAEGKVVGWFQGRMEWGPRALGNRSIICDPRRADMKEILNLKIKRRESFRPFAPSIQREHVAEWFEEDDDVPFMMQVFQIRESKRCMIPAVTHVDGSGRLQTVYKQTNPRYWNLIDAFRALTGVPMVLNTSFNENEPVVCRPEEALDCFLRTDMDVLVLGDWVVRRQTN, encoded by the coding sequence GTGCGTGATGGACGGATCGTGGCGGCAGCCGAAGAAGAGCGCTTCCGCCGAATAAAGCACTGGGCGGGATTCCCCTCGGAAGCCATTCGCTATTGCCTCAAGGAGGCCGGCGCGAGGCTCTCGGATGTTGACTACATCGCAATCAACAGCGACCCCAAGGCAAACATGCTTCGTCGCCTCGGCTATGCGGCTAAGCGTCGACCCGACCTAGGGCTGATAATTGATCGTGTTCGGAATCAGGGAAAGCGTGCGTCGATCGAGAGCGAATTGGCGCGGGCGTTCCCTGGTGACGTAATCCGCGGGAAGATTCGCCGCGTCGAGCATCACCTTGCGCATCTTGCATCGTCCTATCTCGTATCGCCATTCCGGGATGTCGTCGCCGTATCGGTCGATGGATTCGGAGACTTCGCGAGCGCGGCGTGGGGGATTGGTAGAAACTCCACGATGTCGCTCGACGGCCGGGTGTGGTTCCCGCATTCTCTGGGTGCATTTTATCAAGCACTGACTCAGTATCTCGGCTTCCCGAACTATGGCGACGAATACAAGGTAATGGGGCTTGCACCTTATGGGGAGCCGCGCTTCCTGCCCGAGATGCGCCGCATCGTTCTGCTGCAGAGCGACGGGACGTTCGCTCTTGACCTCAAGTATTTCCGCCATCACCGGGAGAAGATCGCCTATGAGTGGTCGGGTGGAAGTCCGCACGTCGGAACTCTGTTTTCTCCGGAGATGGAGACCCTTCTTGGTCCACCTAGGAAAAGCGACGAACCACTGACCGATCGCCATCGTGATATCGCGCGGTCGGTGCAAGCGATGTACGAAGAAGCGTTCTTTCACCTCCTCGGGCGACTATATGATCGCTACCAGCTCACAGATCTTGCGCTGGCCGGGGGATGCGCGATGAACTCGGTGGCGAATGGCAAAATCAGGCGGCTATCGTCATTCAAGCGCACATATATACAGTCAGCGGCCGGAGATGCGGGAGGCGCCATCGGTGCCGCGATGCATGTCTGGTGCGAACTTGCCGGTCCGGATTGTAATTCCTCCGCGTTGACACCTTCCGCGCTGTCGGGAGACATTGATGTAGGCCGCCCTGTGATGGACCACGCTTATCTTGGATTAGGGCTCGATAACCAAAAAATTGCGCGGCTATTGGAATGCAGAGCGGACGAACTCGCAGCGAAATGCTGCAGTACCGAGGACGTGACTGACGAGTTGGATCTGTGCCACCGAACTGCGCAGGTCGTTGCTGAAGGCAAGGTGGTGGGCTGGTTTCAAGGCCGCATGGAGTGGGGGCCACGTGCCCTCGGCAATCGCTCAATAATCTGCGATCCTCGCAGAGCGGATATGAAGGAAATTTTGAACCTAAAGATCAAACGGCGCGAGAGTTTCCGCCCCTTTGCGCCATCCATCCAGCGAGAGCATGTTGCCGAATGGTTTGAGGAGGACGATGACGTCCCTTTTATGATGCAGGTATTCCAAATTCGGGAATCGAAACGCTGCATGATTCCTGCCGTAACGCACGTCGATGGCTCGGGTCGGCTTCAGACCGTCTACAAGCAAACGAACCCTCGCTATTGGAATCTAATCGACGCGTTTCGTGCATTGACCGGAGTGCCAATGGTACTCAACACATCCTTCAATGAGAACGAGCCCGTCGTTTGCCGCCCCGAGGAGGCGCTAGACTGTTTTTTGAGAACGGATATGGATGTATTGGTGCTAGGCGATTGGGTGGTCAGGCGGCAGACGAATTGA
- a CDS encoding glycosyltransferase family 4 protein: MLSDLAFGLAQAGHSVTVITSRQHYDAPRDQLAAHEQIEGVDVFRVWTSRFGRSNLALRAIDYLTFYLSASWELLFRVRRGDVVIAKTDPPMISVLAAPIAKLRGAFFVNWLQDIFPEVAKAVEVGGAVTGWTYRPLQALRNASLRAADMNIVIGDRMAERVMSLGVDTSRFRIIPNWTNCSDIRPVDQGSNGLRSKWELGSAFVVGYSGNLGRAHEIDTILAAAASIEQKRGRSEEAPHIVWLFVGGGALFEPLKREAQVRKLTSLQFETYQPREKLAEALSVANVHLVSLKAELEGLIVPSKFYGVAAAGRPTIFIGDGDGEIARYLSRIGCGFVVDIGDGEGLAERILELAENGEAAKEMGRRAREYCEQHFDRKQATLAWDALLKELKVKKNYQESPAMIDPSAS; the protein is encoded by the coding sequence ATGCTTTCCGACCTGGCCTTCGGGCTTGCGCAAGCCGGCCATTCGGTAACCGTCATCACCAGTCGCCAGCATTACGATGCGCCCCGCGATCAGCTTGCCGCCCACGAGCAGATTGAAGGCGTTGATGTTTTTCGGGTTTGGACGTCGAGATTTGGCCGCTCCAACCTCGCACTTCGCGCGATCGATTATCTAACCTTTTATTTGTCCGCGAGTTGGGAATTGCTTTTTCGAGTGCGCAGAGGCGACGTTGTCATCGCCAAGACGGATCCCCCAATGATATCCGTCTTGGCGGCGCCGATAGCAAAACTTCGTGGCGCGTTCTTCGTGAACTGGCTGCAGGATATCTTCCCGGAGGTCGCCAAGGCCGTCGAAGTCGGCGGCGCCGTGACGGGATGGACGTACCGTCCTTTGCAGGCTCTGCGGAACGCCTCGCTGCGGGCTGCCGATATGAATATCGTCATCGGCGATCGAATGGCTGAGAGGGTGATGTCGTTGGGCGTCGATACCTCGCGCTTTCGCATAATTCCGAATTGGACGAATTGCAGTGATATACGGCCAGTTGATCAGGGTTCAAATGGCCTGCGTTCCAAATGGGAATTGGGCTCGGCATTCGTGGTGGGCTATTCGGGCAATTTGGGGCGGGCCCATGAAATCGATACCATTCTGGCCGCAGCAGCATCTATCGAGCAAAAGCGCGGCCGATCCGAAGAGGCGCCCCATATCGTCTGGCTGTTCGTTGGGGGAGGGGCGTTGTTTGAGCCCTTGAAACGGGAGGCCCAGGTCCGCAAGCTCACGTCTTTGCAATTCGAGACTTACCAGCCGCGCGAAAAACTCGCCGAAGCGCTGTCGGTTGCCAACGTCCACTTGGTCTCCCTCAAAGCGGAACTCGAGGGCCTCATCGTGCCCAGCAAATTTTACGGTGTCGCGGCAGCTGGACGTCCGACGATATTCATCGGCGATGGGGATGGAGAGATTGCGCGATATCTTTCACGAATTGGCTGCGGTTTCGTCGTCGACATCGGAGACGGAGAGGGCCTGGCGGAAAGGATCCTGGAACTGGCTGAGAACGGGGAAGCGGCCAAGGAAATGGGCCGGCGAGCCAGAGAATATTGCGAACAGCACTTCGACAGAAAGCAAGCGACTTTGGCGTGGGACGCCTTGCTAAAAGAATTGAAAGTAAAGAAGAATTATCAAGAATCGCCGGCTATGATAGATCCGTCGGCTTCTTGA
- a CDS encoding transcription termination/antitermination protein NusG: protein MSEVRLTDTRNKAWLAVNTQPHRESLAIENLKRQEYLSYCPMVRKRMVRREVLRPMFSGYIFVGLDPSQRWHPVHSTLGVRRILSFGGAPSLVADEFIQALKAREIDGAVIRPANPYEIGQKVRVTAGPFDGIIASIVDMNEADRIVVLFELLGRNAKANIDIRSLASLDM, encoded by the coding sequence ATGAGTGAGGTCCGTTTGACCGATACGAGAAACAAGGCTTGGCTAGCCGTCAACACGCAGCCACACCGGGAATCTCTCGCGATTGAGAACCTCAAACGGCAAGAATATCTCAGCTACTGTCCGATGGTCCGCAAGCGGATGGTTCGGCGCGAAGTGCTCCGCCCGATGTTTTCCGGATATATATTTGTGGGCCTTGACCCATCGCAACGCTGGCACCCTGTTCATTCGACATTGGGCGTGAGACGTATTCTGAGTTTTGGCGGCGCACCTAGTCTAGTCGCCGATGAGTTCATCCAGGCTCTTAAAGCACGCGAAATCGATGGAGCTGTGATCCGTCCGGCCAATCCGTATGAAATCGGACAAAAAGTTCGCGTTACCGCTGGTCCTTTCGATGGAATCATCGCAAGCATCGTCGATATGAATGAAGCAGATCGGATCGTCGTACTATTCGAATTGCTCGGCAGAAATGCCAAAGCCAATATTGATATCCGTTCATTGGCGTCGTTAGATATGTGA
- a CDS encoding acyltransferase — MSSARWIYLDAGRGLAALVVVHHHLMVFYDREMAALIGDESLLLRAFRGISEWNVTAILFFFFISGWSISLAVERLGILNGIGPWQLYLLQRARRILPMFLLSLLWAGGLSWAGERNSIDTSFYVLVGNILFLDTPASLGGLWFPPFAGNGPLWTLSNEVWYYISLPVFYWAVYSRIANPLVRIDAALLGSFVVGIAAIGANAILPNPFFLFATLWPLWIVGYVYGASFGQRPIERRVVFWLSLMALVTWSMALEIRSDTLRILNDGCIVALCVVLLVKIVRWQTQLTRLNYIDGVVRLFGSVGRGSYTIYVLHYPLLLFLASRRAELGGLATSLLGLGMLIASAPYLETRVYARVNQWFALNRPRVDA; from the coding sequence ATGAGCAGCGCGCGTTGGATATATCTCGATGCAGGCAGAGGCTTGGCGGCCTTGGTGGTCGTTCATCATCATTTGATGGTGTTCTATGATCGCGAGATGGCCGCGTTGATCGGCGATGAAAGTCTCCTGCTGCGCGCCTTCAGGGGGATATCAGAATGGAACGTCACAGCCATCCTGTTTTTCTTCTTCATCTCGGGGTGGAGCATTTCTCTTGCTGTCGAGCGGCTCGGAATCCTGAACGGGATTGGCCCTTGGCAACTATATCTTTTGCAAAGAGCCCGTCGAATTCTTCCTATGTTTTTGTTGTCTCTTTTGTGGGCGGGAGGGCTATCATGGGCTGGCGAGCGCAACTCCATTGATACGTCGTTCTATGTACTCGTGGGCAACATTCTGTTTCTGGATACGCCAGCCTCGCTAGGGGGGCTTTGGTTTCCTCCTTTCGCCGGAAATGGGCCCTTGTGGACCCTCTCAAATGAGGTTTGGTATTATATTTCTCTGCCGGTCTTCTATTGGGCGGTCTATTCCAGAATTGCGAATCCACTAGTTCGGATTGATGCTGCATTGTTGGGAAGTTTTGTCGTCGGCATCGCGGCGATAGGAGCAAACGCCATACTTCCCAATCCCTTCTTCTTATTCGCGACCCTTTGGCCTCTATGGATAGTGGGGTATGTCTATGGAGCGAGCTTTGGTCAGAGACCGATCGAGAGGCGTGTCGTCTTCTGGCTCAGCCTTATGGCACTCGTGACTTGGTCCATGGCTTTAGAAATTCGTTCGGACACCCTGAGAATTTTAAACGACGGATGCATAGTGGCTCTCTGCGTCGTGTTGCTTGTCAAAATAGTTCGATGGCAGACGCAGCTAACGCGCCTTAATTATATTGACGGCGTTGTTCGGTTATTCGGTTCGGTGGGGCGGGGCAGCTATACCATTTACGTTTTGCACTATCCTTTGCTCTTATTCTTAGCGAGCCGCCGAGCCGAACTCGGCGGATTAGCTACCTCGTTGCTCGGGCTGGGAATGCTTATTGCGTCCGCACCCTACCTCGAGACTCGGGTTTATGCCCGTGTAAATCAGTGGTTCGCCTTGAATAGACCTCGTGTCGATGCCTAA
- a CDS encoding glycosyltransferase family 4 protein, which translates to MPRLAILSSHPIQYYGPLFRELAKQLDLHIFFAHRATPQQQARAGFEKAFEWDVDITGGYEHSFLSNVSRRPGTGHFSGCDTPEIRHRLRNGGFDALLVMGWHLKAYLQGLLASKRLGMPVLVRGDSHLNTPRSNLKTVTKALVYPGLLRRFDAALYVGRRSRAYYEHYLYPKRRLFFSPHAVDTNWFASRATTEAGARLRQRLGIRSDTPIVLFAGKLVPFKRPLDLVEAVMICRQQGLPLEILVAGDGPLSRELVEAAATAGIRLHMLGFCNQSEMPAVYSAADCLALPSNGCETWGLVANEALACGRPIIVSEECGCAPDLARDGIVGRTFPMGNTRSFADALAERVAKRPKPDQLASISRAYSLEAAASGIRGAFDWVLSERNRGQRARIL; encoded by the coding sequence GTGCCGCGCCTCGCCATCCTTTCTTCGCACCCCATACAGTATTATGGGCCATTGTTCCGAGAGCTGGCGAAGCAGCTTGATCTGCATATTTTCTTCGCGCATCGGGCGACGCCTCAACAGCAAGCACGTGCTGGCTTCGAGAAGGCATTTGAATGGGACGTTGATATTACTGGAGGCTACGAACATAGCTTTCTCAGTAATGTGTCGCGTCGACCTGGTACGGGCCACTTCTCTGGGTGTGATACGCCTGAGATCCGACACCGCCTTAGAAATGGCGGCTTCGATGCTCTCCTTGTGATGGGTTGGCATCTCAAAGCGTATCTGCAAGGGCTACTCGCTTCTAAGCGTTTAGGTATGCCGGTTTTGGTTCGTGGTGACAGCCACCTCAACACGCCGCGATCAAACTTAAAGACTGTGACGAAGGCGCTTGTTTATCCAGGCCTGCTTCGTAGGTTTGATGCGGCGCTCTATGTAGGCCGGCGTTCCCGCGCTTATTATGAGCATTATCTCTATCCGAAAAGGCGACTATTCTTCTCCCCGCATGCGGTCGATACAAACTGGTTCGCGTCGCGGGCGACGACCGAAGCTGGGGCACGCCTCCGTCAGCGACTTGGCATTCGCTCAGATACGCCAATAGTGCTTTTCGCCGGCAAACTCGTGCCGTTTAAGCGACCCCTCGACCTTGTCGAGGCAGTCATGATTTGTCGGCAGCAGGGTCTTCCGCTTGAGATCCTTGTGGCCGGAGACGGGCCGTTAAGCAGGGAACTGGTCGAAGCGGCCGCAACTGCAGGTATCCGGCTCCACATGCTGGGATTCTGCAATCAATCCGAAATGCCGGCGGTATACTCGGCTGCCGATTGTCTGGCGCTACCGTCCAATGGGTGTGAGACATGGGGTCTCGTGGCCAATGAAGCTCTGGCCTGCGGTCGGCCGATCATTGTTTCTGAAGAATGTGGCTGCGCACCCGACTTGGCTCGTGACGGAATTGTCGGCCGCACATTTCCAATGGGCAACACGCGCAGTTTTGCCGATGCGCTAGCGGAACGTGTCGCCAAGCGGCCGAAACCTGACCAATTAGCATCAATCTCGCGAGCCTATAGCCTGGAAGCAGCAGCAAGCGGGATACGCGGCGCGTTCGATTGGGTGCTTTCAGAGCGCAACCGCGGTCAAAGAGCGCGAATATTATAG
- a CDS encoding glycosyltransferase, with product MALGRPASMTQLRVLHVIPSVAPRDGGPSYAIVMMERALSALGVAVTTLSTDHGLTRVGPPLTDNSAPFQSARRIYAHKWTNDYKFAPGLIPIIFRRVSDYDVVHIHALFTFTTTVAAWAARARGVPYIVRPLGTLSCYGMHARRRLLKRLSVALIEKAILRNAAVVHFTSDVERREAEELGLTFRGVVVPLGVEAPAVVLQHPTHLQRSNRRLILFLSRLDPKKNIEALIDAFAFSPMLRAGSALLIAGSGSSTYVDELKARCKDRGIADLVVWLGHVEGDAKAAALHAADVFVLPSFSENFGIAAVEALFAGLPCVLAEGVAIAEDVARAGAGIVVPPKAAEVARALESLLDDEAERRSMANRARIFAEDTFSSRVMGQRLIEIYQNVRAPRRTNAD from the coding sequence ATGGCTCTTGGTCGCCCAGCGTCGATGACGCAATTGCGGGTCCTGCACGTTATACCGTCAGTAGCTCCACGAGATGGGGGCCCATCGTATGCGATTGTAATGATGGAGCGAGCATTGAGCGCGTTAGGAGTTGCGGTGACGACGCTCAGTACAGACCATGGACTTACTCGAGTGGGTCCGCCGCTCACAGACAACTCCGCACCTTTCCAAAGTGCGAGGCGCATCTATGCTCACAAATGGACGAATGACTACAAGTTTGCTCCAGGTCTCATTCCAATAATTTTCCGAAGAGTGAGCGACTATGACGTTGTCCATATACATGCGCTGTTCACCTTCACCACGACGGTCGCGGCTTGGGCCGCGCGCGCACGAGGAGTGCCCTACATCGTGCGGCCGCTGGGGACCTTGAGCTGCTATGGGATGCATGCGCGCCGGCGACTGCTCAAGCGGCTCTCGGTGGCTCTGATCGAAAAGGCCATCTTGCGCAACGCCGCAGTTGTCCACTTTACGAGCGACGTAGAGCGCCGCGAGGCGGAAGAGTTGGGCCTCACGTTTCGCGGCGTGGTCGTTCCCTTGGGAGTTGAGGCTCCAGCGGTCGTGTTGCAACATCCGACCCATTTGCAACGTTCCAATCGCCGCCTCATTTTATTTCTGTCCCGTCTGGACCCGAAGAAGAACATCGAGGCGCTGATCGACGCGTTTGCTTTTTCCCCGATGCTGAGAGCTGGAAGTGCGCTCTTGATTGCGGGATCAGGCTCATCGACCTACGTCGACGAACTCAAGGCGAGATGCAAGGATCGAGGGATCGCAGATTTGGTGGTTTGGCTCGGCCATGTGGAGGGCGATGCAAAGGCTGCCGCACTACATGCTGCCGACGTTTTCGTGCTCCCCTCGTTCTCTGAGAATTTTGGAATTGCCGCGGTAGAAGCGCTTTTCGCAGGTTTACCTTGCGTATTAGCGGAAGGCGTCGCGATCGCCGAAGATGTCGCTCGTGCCGGTGCTGGGATCGTGGTGCCGCCGAAGGCGGCTGAAGTCGCGCGGGCACTTGAAAGTCTGCTCGACGACGAAGCGGAGCGTCGCTCCATGGCGAACCGAGCCCGGATTTTTGCCGAGGACACATTCTCCAGCCGCGTCATGGGACAGCGATTGATTGAGATTTATCAGAATGTCCGGGCGCCCCGCAGGACCAACGCGGATTGA
- a CDS encoding YdcF family protein, producing the protein MLGLQRLLISVVAAIAAVGALSLLPIGEILIHPLEARFPPGRLAPGQPIDGIIALGGDDARISAAAELARLYPDARVVVTGEDPGKSRDIMLGHGVSTARLTMEPYASNTFENATFSAALLQPRPSQQWVLVTSQSHMPRAVGCFRKAGFTVLAWPVSRPASADRWTDRIALHEWAGLLFYRLLGRIDASFPGPNVVAGS; encoded by the coding sequence ATGCTCGGGCTTCAACGCCTGTTGATATCGGTGGTGGCCGCGATAGCAGCCGTCGGAGCACTCTCGCTGCTGCCGATCGGCGAAATCCTTATTCATCCCCTCGAAGCGCGCTTCCCTCCAGGCCGGTTGGCGCCGGGCCAGCCAATCGATGGAATTATTGCACTCGGCGGCGACGACGCAAGAATTAGCGCCGCTGCGGAGCTTGCGCGGCTTTATCCCGATGCAAGGGTCGTGGTCACCGGAGAGGACCCCGGAAAATCTCGCGACATCATGTTGGGCCATGGGGTCTCTACGGCGAGGCTTACGATGGAGCCCTATGCCTCGAACACCTTTGAGAATGCGACCTTCTCGGCTGCGCTTCTGCAACCGAGGCCGTCCCAGCAGTGGGTCCTCGTCACCTCGCAGTCCCACATGCCGCGTGCCGTAGGCTGCTTTCGGAAGGCGGGATTTACCGTTTTGGCTTGGCCCGTCAGCCGGCCGGCCTCGGCAGACAGATGGACAGATCGCATAGCTCTTCACGAATGGGCAGGACTGCTCTTCTATCGGCTGCTCGGAAGGATCGACGCCTCATTTCCGGGGCCCAACGTCGTAGCCGGCTCCTGA
- a CDS encoding glycosyltransferase family 2 protein has translation MSILDHITVLILTFNEEANIGRTLEAVKWAKRIVIIDSGSTDKTIDIIRKYPQAEIITRTFDGFAQQCNFGLSQVETVWVLSLDADYELDAALVAEMNGLTPSEDISGFSASFVYRIYGRTLRSALYPPRTLLYRRDRAIYRNEGHGHRVVLDGLIGRLNAPVYHDDRKPLARWFASQQRYAELEADYLLSVPRSGLTRIDQIRLMAWPAPVLVFTYTLIVKLCIFDGWAGWFYVLQRTLAETMVALEMVDRRLRCPRKPSKGTYR, from the coding sequence TTGAGCATTCTGGATCATATCACCGTCTTGATTCTGACCTTCAACGAGGAGGCCAACATCGGGCGGACGCTGGAGGCGGTGAAGTGGGCCAAGCGGATCGTGATTATCGACAGCGGCAGCACTGATAAAACGATAGATATTATTAGGAAGTATCCGCAAGCGGAGATCATTACGCGGACGTTCGACGGCTTTGCACAGCAGTGCAATTTCGGGCTCTCCCAAGTGGAGACGGTATGGGTGCTGTCGCTTGATGCCGACTACGAGCTGGACGCAGCCCTTGTTGCTGAAATGAACGGTCTCACCCCCTCCGAGGATATATCGGGATTCAGCGCATCATTCGTCTATCGCATCTACGGGAGGACGTTGCGTTCGGCTTTATATCCGCCAAGAACCCTTCTTTATCGCCGCGACCGCGCGATTTACAGGAATGAAGGACACGGGCATCGAGTCGTATTGGACGGATTGATCGGTCGTCTGAATGCGCCGGTTTATCATGACGACCGCAAGCCGTTGGCGCGCTGGTTCGCATCCCAGCAACGGTATGCCGAGCTGGAGGCCGATTATCTATTGTCCGTGCCACGCAGCGGGCTCACTCGCATCGATCAAATCAGATTGATGGCTTGGCCCGCACCGGTTCTAGTTTTCACATATACCCTCATCGTCAAACTGTGCATTTTCGATGGCTGGGCAGGTTGGTTTTACGTACTTCAACGCACACTCGCCGAAACAATGGTTGCCCTCGAGATGGTAGACCGGCGGCTGCGCTGCCCGCGCAAACCATCAAAAGGGACGTATAGATGA